The following coding sequences lie in one Aspergillus puulaauensis MK2 DNA, chromosome 3, nearly complete sequence genomic window:
- a CDS encoding NAD(P)-dependent alcohol dehydrogenase (COG:Q;~EggNog:ENOG410PJ3Q;~InterPro:IPR013154,IPR013149,IPR002328,IPR036291, IPR011032,IPR020843;~PFAM:PF00107,PF08240,PF13602;~go_function: GO:0008270 - zinc ion binding [Evidence IEA];~go_function: GO:0016491 - oxidoreductase activity [Evidence IEA];~go_process: GO:0055114 - oxidation-reduction process [Evidence IEA]) codes for MPDTFTGWVAHDPKSPLTHEPFTPKPFEETDIEVQISHCGICGSDVHTIRSGWAPADYPCVVGHEIVGTATRIGSAIPSSKNIKLGDRVGIGAQCSACLRPDCEACADNEESYCPKMVGTYNSRYPDGSKAYGGYANRWRGPGHFVFRIPEKLSSEEAAPLLCGGVTVFAPLRRFGAGPGKRVGIVGIGGLGHMGLLFAKAMGSDAVVAISRSSAKKSDAVGSTPGSLGADDFIATGEDKTWAKKHARSLDLIICTVSGENMPLAGYLRLLKRNGVFVQVGAPEEPLPPLRAFSLIQKGVKLTGSTIGSPEDIRVMLELAAEKGVKPWVQTRPMEEVNLALADMHEGRARYRYVLENAKKTGKL; via the coding sequence ATGCCCGATACATTCACAGGCTGGGTCGCGCACGACCCAAAATCCCCCCTCACCCACGAACCCTTCACCCCGAAACCCTTTGAAGAAACCGACATCGAAGTCCAAATCTCCCACTGCGGCATCTGCGGCAGCGACGTCCACACAATCCGCTCCGGCTGGGCCCCAGCAGACTATCCCTGCGTCGTCGGACACGAGATTGTCGGCACGGCAACCCGCATCGGCAGCGCCATCCCATCATCCAAGAACATCAAACTTGGCGACCGCGTCGGCATAGGCGCGCAATGCTCCGCATGCCTGCGCCCAGACTGCGAGGCCTGCGCTGACAATGAGGAGTCCTACTGTCCCAAAATGGTGGGCACGTACAACTCGCGCTATCCCGACGGGAGTAAGGCCTACGGCGGGTACGCGAATCGGTGGCGCGGCCCGGGGCACTTTGTCTTTCGCATTCCGGAGAAGCTAAGCAGTGAAGAGGCAGCGCCGTTGCTCTGTGGTGGTGTTACGGTTTTTGCGCCGTTGAGGCGCTTCGGTGCGGGACCCGGGAAGAGGGTTGGGATTGTAGGGATTGGAGGATTAGGTCATATGGGTCTGTTATTTGCGAAGGCGATGGGGAGTGATGCCGTGGTAGCGATTTCGCGgtcgtcggcgaagaagagTGATGCGGTGGGCTCAACGCCGGGTAGTCTGGGCGCGGATGACTTCATTGCGACGGGGGAGGATAAGACCTGGGCGAAGAAGCATGCGCGGTCACTGGATTTGATTATCTGCACTGTCTCTGGGGAGAATATGCCGCTGGCGGGATACTTGAGACTTTTGAAGCGGAATGGTGTGTTTGTGCAGGTTGGGGCACCGGAGGAGCCATTGCCGCCGTTGCGGGCGTTCTCGTTGATTCAGAAGGGCGTTAAGCTGACGGGGTCGACGATTGGGTCTCCTGAGGATATTCGCGTGATGCTGGAACTGGCTGCTGAGAAGGGCGTGAAGCCGTGGGTGCAGACGAGGCCGATGGAGGAGGTCAACCTCGCTTTGGCGGACATGCACGAGGGGAGGGCCAGGTATCGGTATGTCTTGGAGAATGCGAAGAAGACGGGGAAATTGTAA
- a CDS encoding indoleamine 2,3-dioxygenase family protein (COG:E;~EggNog:ENOG410PJTQ;~InterPro:IPR037217,IPR000898;~PFAM:PF01231;~go_function: GO:0020037 - heme binding [Evidence IEA];~go_function: GO:0046872 - metal ion binding [Evidence IEA];~go_process: GO:0019441 - tryptophan catabolic process to kynurenine [Evidence IEA]): MSPAKVVSNSPTTLQAFPHVHDDPATLPRSLDPFTVTTSTGFLPYLTSPTTLPDVFKPLMSLLARLPVVREDGTPGLLATYELGPAVLEELPDLTDEVDKLVTADGALDLYTIMAVFRDYSFLASSYLLEPCWKNWCTDPENGYGLGREVLPKAVARPLYRCGQILDIPPFMSYAASYALFNYTLDDPSKGMVYSNLRLVRAFERGLDPRSSEAGFILTHIDMVKDTSGLISGALQVIDTLEQGGSRSAVNNGFRDILASMEKIEAGMEDMWANSKPSEYLQFRVFIFGITSQSMFPNGVVYEGAEDNNPLFFRGESGANDSIIPLLDHLLQIPMPKTPLTEILHEFRAYRPLPHRTFLAHVRTKAEEVGVRDFSLQDTETAILFLRTLNHVRSFRWRHWLFAREYIIRRTPHPTATGGSPIVTWLPNQLSAVMEMMVSVYDSVLAPHKVQGTAGYDGSCQKLVEPMMEVVRDQKVKLAKEVEKWCKERGV; this comes from the exons ATGTCGCCTGCCAAAGTGGTCTCAAACTCCCCTACCACCCTACAGGCCTTCCCTCACGTTCATGATGACCCTGCCACACTACCTCGTTCTCTAGACCCCTTTACTGTCACTACCTCCACTGGGTTCCTACCTTACCTCACCTCCCCAACTACCCTCCCAGATGTCTTCAAGCCTTTGATGTCACTGCTTGCTCGCCTCCCTGTCGTCAGAGAGGATGGTACTCCTGGTCTCCTGGCTACTTATGAGCTAGGCCCAGCTGTATTGGAGGAACTCCCTGACTTGACTGATGAGGTTGACAAGCTGGTCACCGCGGATGGAGCGTTAGACCTCTACACCATCATGGCTGTCTTTCGTGACTATTCCTTCCTGGCCTCATCCTACCTACTTGAACCCTGCTGGAAGAACTGGTGCACAGATCCCGAAAATGGGTACGGTTTGGGTCGCGAGGTGTTGCCCAAGGCTGTTGCTAGACCTTTGTATCGCTGTGGACAGAT TCTGGATATCCCTCCTTTCATGTCTTATGCTGCCTCATATGCTCTGTTCAACTATACCCTTGATGACCCGTCCAAGGGCATGGTCTATTCCAACCTTCGTCTAGTCCGAGCATTCGAGCGTGGTCTCGACCCTCGCAGCTCGGAAGCGGGATTTATCCTGACTCACATTGACATGGTGAAAGACACCTCTGGTCTGATCAGCGGTGCTCTTCAAGTTATAGACACCCTTGAACAAGGTGGCTCTCGATCAGCTGTTAACAATGGGTTCCGGGATATCCTAGCCTCTATGGAGAAGATTGAAGCCGGCATGGAAGATATGTGGGCCAACTCCAAACCATCCGAGTATCTCCAATTCCGTGTTttcatcttcggcatcaCTTCCCAATCCATGTTCCCCAACGGCGTCGTATATGAGGGCGCTGAGGACAACAACCCTCTGTTCTTCCGTGGCGAGAGTGGTGCCAATGACAGCATA ATCCCACTCTTGGATCATCTTTTGCAGATTCCCATGCCCAAGACACCACTCACGGAGATCCTTCACGAATTCCGCGCCTACAGACCTCTCCCGCATAGGACTTTCCTTGCTCACGTCCGTACcaaggcggaggaggtagGTGTCCGTGACTTCTCCCTCCAAGATACCGAAACTGCTATCCTGTTTCTACGCACATTGAACCATGTGCGAAGCTTCAGGTGGAGGCACTGGCTGTTCGCGAGGGAGTACATCATCCGTCGGACTCCCCACCCAACTGCCACTGGAGGCAGCCCGATTGTTACT TGGCTTCCAAACCAGCTCTCCGCAGTCATGGAGATGATGGTCTCTGTCTACGACAGCGTACTTGCGCCACACAAGGTCCAGGGTACCGCAGGGTACGATGGTTCCTGCCAGAAGCTAGTTGAGCCTATGATGGAGGTCGTGAGGGATCAGAAGGTGAAATTGGCAAAAGAGGTTGAAAAATGGTGCAAGGAACGAGGCGTGTAG
- a CDS encoding uncharacterized protein (COG:S;~EggNog:ENOG410PFHP;~InterPro:IPR021622;~PFAM:PF11559) translates to MEPQGDLHAASIYINNVLLARGLVKTGRPIDFANPENEEGGVTNTMARIINLVNDLVLRRDREAEHRENLATTIRTLRAEDSHKTVEIEKLQTKKSELSRSLALAEAQERSFKTNMSSAEATIRGLKDQVQRMKTTVQQVRSQCANDIRKRDLELQKLKAHLADRQRGKRDGLGVTTININPAASQSSRARYLSGGDGVHDPGYSLKEETNDFLTQLCQTLSDENDSLILLARNTVDTLKEVQGLSLTEDSAAENGYSHGTASTGPQRSTYGGPAVTNLPASCEELSGEMELVLEHLRTLLTNPSFVPLEEVEVRDEEIKRLREGWEKMESRWRQAVTMMDGWHKRIAHGGGSIRAEELRMGLKLDVQVGSEHSRVRDSDVAMHSPIFEDQEDEENEDEDEDEREEEMTEAAPSREDTAPLPEEQPQPSPSRALKERTDNATLIAQPPRKGAIVSDRDRKSPSKHRQEEDDTMPIKAHQSDAVTRRPSRRRVEPKGPRPGPSRMSVSQKLAAAESEARAAEQSRREQESRKRSRGGKIARKRTGDRRRSTLTTNELGELMGMK, encoded by the exons ATGGAACCGCAGGGTGATCTGCATGCTGCTTCCATATACATTAATAATGTCTTACTGGCCCGGGGCCTCGTGAAGACCGGCCGACCGATTGATTTCGCAAACCCAGAGAATGAGGAGGGCGGGGTGACGAACACAATGGCGAGGATCATTAACCTGGTGAATGACTTGGTTTTAAGGCGAGAT CGCGAGGCAGAACATCGAGAGAACCTAGCAACAACAATCCGGACGCTACGAGCAGAAGACTCTCATAAGACTGTGGAAATT GAAAAACTCCAAACGAAGAAGTCGGAATTATCGCGAtcgctggcgctggccgAGGCTCAGGAGCGATCATTCAAAACCAACATGTCGAGTGCGGAGGCAACCATCCGAGGACTGAAAGACCAAGTCCAGCGCATGAAGACTACCGTGCAGCAAGTCCGATCCCAATGCGCCAACGATATTCGCAAGCGTGATCTCGAGCTACAGAAACTGAAGGCCCACCTGGCAGACCGACAACGAGGGAAGCGCGACGGATTGGGTGTGACCACAATCAATATCAATCCTGCCGCCAGCCAGTCATCTCGAGCCCGGTATCTGTCAGGGGGTGATGGCGTTCACGATCCGGGATACAGcttgaaggaggaaacgAACGACTTCCTTACGCAGTTGTGCCAGACTCTTAGTGATGAGAACGATTCTCTAATCCTCCTTGCACGAAACACCGTTGATACGCTGAAGGAAGTACAAGGATTGTCGCTGACGGAAGATTCGGCCGCTGAGAATGGGTACTCACACGGGACGGCCAGTACAGGGCCTCAGAGGTCAACGTACGGCGGCCCTGCTGTCACAAACCTACCTGCGTCGTGCGAAGAACTATCCGGTGAAATGGAGCTTGTGCTCGAGCATCTACGGACACTACTCACCAACCCGTCATTTGTACCActggaagaggttgaggtgCGCGATGAAGAGATCAAACGACTTCGCGAGGGCTGGGAAAAGATGGAAAGCCGGTGGAGACAAGCAGTCACCATGATGGATGGCTGGCATAAGCGGATAGCGCATGGCGGAGGCTCTATCCGGGCGGAAGAGCTTCGGATGGGGCTGAAGCTCGATGTTCAGGTGGGCTCGGAACACTCTCGAGTCAGAGACAGCGACGTGGCCATGCACTCGCCGATTTTCGAAGaccaggaagatgaagagaacgaggatgaggatgaagatgagcgtGAGGAAGAGATGACAGAGGCGGCGCCCAGTCGCGAAGACACCGCACCTCTCCCAGAGGAACAACCTCAACCAAGCCCCAGTCGAGCTCTGAAAGAAAGGACCGATAACGCCACATTAATAGCGCAGCCGCCGCGGAAAGGAGCCATAGTTTCAGACAGAGACCGTAAATCACCGTCTAAACACCggcaagaggaagacgacaCGATGCCGATCAAGGCCCATCAATCAGATGCTGTGACGCGAAGGCCATCAAGGAGACGAGTCGAGCCCAAGGGCCCACGTCCG GGCCCCTCTCGAATGAGTGTAAGTCAAAAACTGGCGGCTGCCGAAAGCGAAGCTCGCGCAGCTGAGCAATCGCGCCGCGAACAAGAGAGTCGAAAGAGGAGTCGTGGCGGCAAGATTGCGCGAAAGAGGACGGGAGACCGACGTCGGAGCACGCTGACGACCAATGAGCTAGGGGAgctgatggggatgaagtag
- a CDS encoding Leucine Rich Repeat domain protein (COG:S;~EggNog:ENOG410PR1Y;~InterPro:IPR011990,IPR001810,IPR019734,IPR036047, IPR032675,IPR013026;~PFAM:PF00646;~go_function: GO:0005515 - protein binding [Evidence IEA]) encodes MGSRGEAALLQRQGQNLYGQGNLDGAVSAFTEALKCPDVDALSVLDNRAATYTKLLRYEQALKDARQMIKRDKQDERGYLRCAKALLLDGKPEKAREVYAYALKSLPKDNSRRQVLEQMHSKLHDKLVSKCYDPFTVFPLEIARMVLEHFEFKQIVAILRVSKGWDRFLSSMRDLWMRVDFSGARGKIHWSSALAYIRRSKAMLTEAIVTNLTKASIRKVLEYISRCPNLQHLGILSPSSPNDIYELFKGCKKLKTLLISSDTTIPQSTLTKLLASFPKLERIEIHNATKSREADVHWPPALPNLQSITLGTTESGVHENYIPALYIPRLIDPTTPLPISNLTSLRLHSNPKIFVPYPPFFNPADLPHLQKLDISGLYIGGTFGLPPTLQFLRIRGGAAIEALPFATPITTIDENNGQLLPLHLPKLTTLIFSDVPWVTHLTLMAFVANAEAPLEVLHVDSCFRVPAAILVSILREHGAHLNTLNVAHIMGIQDSTVAALVEGVRSLNVLNLAYTDITGITVKALADAQVAEDKANVACLYVKGCEGISSDAIDYGRAKGLVIVT; translated from the exons ATGGGCTCTCGAG GAGAAGCCGCGCTGCTCCAACGGCAGGGCCAGAATCTATACGGCCAGGGTAATTTGGATGGCGCTGTAAGCGCCTTTACGGAG GCACTAAAATGTCCTGATGTAGATGCGCTCTCGGTGCTGGATAATCGAGCAGCGACATACACGAAACTTTTGCGCTACGAGCAGGCTCTGAAGGATGCTAGACAAATGATCAAGCGAGATAAACAAGATGAACGA GGATATCTACGCTGTGCCAAAGCACTATTGCTGGATGGGAAGCCTGAGAAGGCCCGCGAAGTGTATGCGTACGCATTGAAATCTTTGCCAAAGGATAATTCACGACGTCAA GTACTGGAGCAAATGCACTCGAAACTGCACGACAAATTGGTATCAAAATGCTATGATCCGTTCACTGTATTCCCGCTTGAAATAGCGCGGATGGTGTTGGAGCATTTTGAATTCAAACAGATAGT GGCTATCTTGCGGGTCTCAAAAGGATGGGATCGGTTCCTTTCATCAATGCGGGATTTATGGATGCGTGTTGATTTCTCTGGGGCACGCGGTAAGATTCATTGGTCTTCTGCTCTAGCCTACATCCGGCGATCCAAGGCCATGCTCACGGAAGCCATCGTGACGAACCTCACCAAGGCCTCTATACGGAAAGTTCTCGAGTATATCAGCCGTTGTCCAAATCTCCAACACCTTGGGATCCTATCGCCCTCCTCACCCAACGACATCTACGAACTTTTCAAAGGCTGCAAGAAGCTTAAAACCCTTTTGATCTCCTCAGACACTACCATTCCTCAATCCACACTCACCAAACTGCTGGCCAGCTTCCCCAAGCTCGAACGCATCGAAATCCACAACGCTACAAAATCTCGCGAGGCCGACGTTCACTGGCCACCAGCTCTTCCCAATCTACAAAGCATCACACTCGGCACAACTGAGTCCGGTGTTCACGAAAACTACATCCCAGCTCTCTACATCCCTCGCCTAATCgacccaacaacccccctcccAATATCAAACCTCACCTCGCTCCGCCTCCACTCAAACCCCAAAATATTTGTGCCCTATCCGCCCTTTTTCAACCCTGCAGACCTCCCCCACCTTCAGAAATTAGACATAAGCGGTCTCTACATTGGTGGCACCTTCGGCCTCCCACCTACTCTCCAGTTCCTCCGCATCCGCGGCGGCGCAGCAATCGAGGCCCTCCCCTTCGCTACGCCAATCACAACCATAGATGAAAATAACGGGCAACTCCTACCCCTTCACCTTCCGAAATTGACGACACTTATATTCAGCGACGTCCCCTGGGTCACGCATCTGACCCTAATGGCATTCGTGGCGAACGCAGAGGCGCCGCTGGAGGTGTTGCATGTCGATAGCTGTTTCCGGGTTCCGGCTGCGATACTCGTTTCGATTCTCCGTGAGCATGGTGCGCATCTGAATACTTTGAACGTTGCGCATATCATGGGGATTCAGGACTCGACGGTTGCTGCTTTAGTTGAGGGAGTGCGGTCGTTGAATGTTCTTAATTTGGCATATACTGACATTACGGGCATTACGGTCAAGGCGCTTGCAGATGCGCAGGTAGCGGAGGATAAGGCAAATGTGGCATGCTTGTATGTTAAGGGGTGTGAGGGAATTTCGTCCGATGCTATTGACTATGGACGGGCTAAGGGACTTGTTATTGTTACTTGA